One Thermoflexus hugenholtzii JAD2 DNA segment encodes these proteins:
- the selB gene encoding selenocysteine-specific translation elongation factor: MPVIATAGHVDHGKSALVEALTGIHPDRLKEEQIREMTIDLGFAWLTLPNGETVGIVDVPGHLDFIENMLAGVGGIDAALLVVAADEGVMPQTREHFAILTLLEVCRGVVALNKIDLVDPEWQALVEEEIRALLRGTCWETAPIVPVSARTRAGLEALVGALQQALEGQPPPPDLGRARLSIDRVFTMPGFGTVVTGTLRDGCFRVGDEVEIWPSGRRARIRGLQSYRRRVEQALPGSRVAINLSGVSPEELRRGDWVTVPGRFAPTALLDAALIHWEGSPRPLPHFAEVKFFHGAAQIMARVRLLDREILPPGEMGFVQLVLSRPTIAAPGDRFILRWPSPSITLGGGEILDAHPARRHRRLRPEVLTALRALHRADPASRLRVWLQEAGSLALSEASRRLALPPETVRRWFEALAERGEAIPLAGDLWAAPDWQARAVGQLVERVEAYHRENPLRRGMPREEARSRLGWPAPIFEAVLQAALREGQIEEIGPLIRRPGFTIRLTEAQRQQVETWLTGLRRDPWHPPTWKEAEAALGRELLQALLDEGRLIRLGEELVMLPETWNEAVARIREHLQAHGTISAAEARDLLGTSRRVAVALLEQMDALGITRRVGDVRVWGAESGGDPGSKTSDS, encoded by the coding sequence ATGCCGGTGATCGCCACCGCAGGCCACGTCGACCACGGGAAATCCGCGCTGGTGGAGGCGCTGACGGGCATCCACCCGGATCGCTTGAAGGAGGAGCAGATCCGGGAGATGACCATCGACCTGGGCTTCGCCTGGCTGACCCTGCCGAACGGGGAGACGGTGGGGATCGTGGACGTGCCCGGCCACCTGGATTTCATCGAGAACATGCTCGCCGGCGTGGGCGGCATCGACGCCGCCCTGCTGGTGGTGGCCGCCGACGAAGGGGTGATGCCCCAGACCCGGGAGCACTTCGCCATCCTCACTCTCCTCGAGGTCTGCCGAGGCGTGGTCGCCCTGAACAAGATCGATCTGGTGGACCCGGAGTGGCAGGCCTTAGTGGAAGAGGAGATCCGCGCCCTGCTTCGGGGGACCTGCTGGGAGACCGCGCCGATCGTCCCGGTCTCCGCCCGCACCCGGGCCGGCCTGGAGGCACTGGTGGGGGCCCTGCAGCAGGCCCTGGAGGGCCAGCCGCCCCCGCCGGATCTGGGCCGGGCTCGCCTGTCCATCGACCGGGTCTTCACCATGCCCGGCTTCGGGACGGTGGTGACCGGCACCCTGCGGGACGGATGCTTTCGCGTTGGGGATGAGGTCGAGATCTGGCCCTCCGGCCGCCGCGCGCGCATCCGGGGGCTGCAATCCTACCGCCGACGGGTGGAGCAGGCCCTCCCGGGCTCCCGGGTGGCCATCAACCTGAGCGGCGTCTCGCCGGAGGAGCTCCGCCGGGGGGACTGGGTGACGGTCCCCGGGCGGTTCGCGCCCACCGCGCTCCTCGACGCCGCGCTGATCCACTGGGAGGGATCCCCGCGGCCGCTTCCCCATTTCGCCGAAGTCAAATTTTTCCACGGGGCAGCCCAGATCATGGCCCGGGTCCGCCTGCTGGATCGGGAGATCCTGCCCCCCGGGGAGATGGGGTTCGTCCAGCTGGTGCTGAGCCGCCCCACGATCGCCGCGCCGGGGGATCGTTTCATCCTCCGCTGGCCTTCGCCCTCCATCACCCTGGGGGGTGGGGAGATCCTGGACGCCCATCCGGCTCGCCGCCACCGCCGGCTCCGCCCGGAGGTCCTCACGGCCCTCCGGGCCCTTCACCGCGCGGACCCCGCGTCCCGGCTGCGGGTCTGGCTGCAGGAGGCCGGATCCCTCGCCCTCTCGGAGGCCTCCCGGCGCCTGGCTCTGCCGCCGGAGACCGTGCGGCGGTGGTTCGAGGCCCTGGCCGAACGCGGGGAGGCCATCCCGCTCGCCGGGGACCTCTGGGCGGCCCCCGACTGGCAGGCCCGGGCCGTGGGGCAGCTGGTGGAACGGGTGGAGGCCTATCATCGGGAGAACCCCCTCCGCCGGGGGATGCCCCGGGAGGAAGCCCGCAGTCGCCTCGGCTGGCCAGCCCCGATCTTCGAGGCCGTGCTGCAGGCGGCCCTGCGGGAGGGTCAAATCGAGGAGATCGGCCCGCTGATCCGGCGCCCCGGCTTCACCATCCGCCTGACCGAGGCGCAGCGTCAACAGGTGGAAACATGGCTAACAGGGCTCCGCCGGGATCCGTGGCATCCCCCGACCTGGAAGGAGGCGGAGGCCGCCCTGGGCCGAGAGCTCCTGCAGGCCCTGCTGGATGAGGGGCGCTTGATCCGGCTCGGCGAGGAGCTCGTGATGCTACCAGAGACCTGGAACGAGGCGGTGGCGCGGATCCGGGAGCACCTGCAGGCCCACGGCACCATCTCCGCGGCCGAGGCCCGGGATCTGCTGGGGACCAGCCGGCGGGTCGCCGTCGCCCTGCTGGAACAGATGGACGCCCTGGGGATCACCCGGCGCGTAGGGGATGTGCGCGTGTGGGGGGCCGAATCGGGCGGGGATCCGGGATCGAAGACCTCCGACTCCTGA
- a CDS encoding coiled-coil domain-containing protein yields MRPEIEMELAQTRQTVLWLEQERRKDKETIALLQQRVDQLTALLEQAREQIRQLAAALAAAQAQATRPAQAEPAFTRLREEVTALIQRRLDEMERQLREGQTALQLQIGELQRTVEELRETLPRLERTEQELVSRRAELDRLVSLLQAQARRLEEISRGLEETRPRLTYLEEQGRQTLKRIADLEQGQVDQRRRVEELAQRFPLLEEELRKQPRRFEPIEARLEEIAAQTEALRLADLQHLQAFRRLEQHVEERLARIEDYHAALHQLQDLARESRQALGELGALREGWENRLREMTEILRLSEARLRQEWDEWQAAQERRLHQLNLLREERWAAHEREHRELGGRIEELERQWPRLEQLLRGLLEEQEEWARHLRDAARAWSQGHEQRLQRLKQHLKETPGRGSPSPGSTP; encoded by the coding sequence GTGCGGCCGGAGATCGAGATGGAGCTTGCACAGACCCGCCAGACCGTCCTCTGGCTGGAGCAGGAGCGACGGAAGGATAAAGAGACCATCGCCTTGCTTCAGCAACGGGTGGATCAGCTGACCGCCCTCCTGGAGCAGGCTCGGGAGCAGATCCGCCAGCTGGCCGCGGCCCTGGCCGCGGCGCAGGCCCAGGCCACTCGCCCGGCCCAGGCGGAGCCTGCTTTCACCCGCTTGCGGGAGGAGGTGACCGCGCTGATCCAGCGGCGCCTGGACGAAATGGAACGCCAGCTCCGCGAAGGACAAACCGCGTTGCAGCTTCAGATCGGGGAGCTCCAACGCACGGTGGAGGAGCTCCGGGAAACCCTCCCCCGGCTGGAGCGGACGGAGCAGGAGCTGGTCTCCCGGCGCGCGGAGCTGGACCGTCTGGTCTCGCTCCTGCAAGCCCAGGCCCGACGCCTGGAGGAAATCAGCCGCGGGCTGGAGGAGACCCGTCCCCGCCTCACCTATCTCGAGGAACAAGGCCGGCAGACCCTCAAGCGGATCGCTGACCTGGAGCAAGGGCAGGTGGATCAGCGGCGGCGGGTGGAGGAGCTGGCCCAGCGCTTCCCCCTCCTGGAGGAGGAGCTCCGCAAGCAGCCCCGGCGCTTCGAGCCCATCGAGGCCCGCCTGGAGGAGATCGCCGCCCAGACCGAAGCGCTGCGCCTGGCCGATCTCCAGCATCTCCAGGCCTTCCGCCGCCTGGAGCAGCATGTGGAGGAGCGCCTGGCCCGCATCGAGGACTACCACGCCGCCCTCCACCAGCTCCAGGATCTGGCGCGGGAGAGCCGGCAGGCCTTAGGGGAGCTGGGGGCCCTGCGCGAGGGATGGGAGAACCGGCTGCGGGAGATGACGGAGATCCTCCGGCTGAGCGAGGCGCGTCTGCGGCAGGAGTGGGACGAATGGCAGGCGGCCCAGGAGCGGCGCCTCCACCAGCTGAACCTCCTGCGGGAGGAGCGCTGGGCCGCCCACGAGCGGGAGCACCGGGAGCTGGGCGGGCGGATCGAGGAGCTGGAGCGGCAGTGGCCGCGCCTGGAGCAGCTCCTCCGCGGGCTGCTGGAGGAACAGGAGGAGTGGGCGCGCCACCTGCGCGACGCCGCCCGCGCGTGGAGCCAGGGCCACGAGCAACGCCTCCAGCGCTTGAAGCAACACCTCAAAGAAACCCCGGGCCGCGGATCCCCCTCCCCCGGATCCACCCCTTGA
- the lysW gene encoding lysine biosynthesis protein LysW: MSQAICPECAAGVPLREDVMLHEFLTCPECGTALEVVSLSPLTLDRAPQVEEDWGE, from the coding sequence ATGTCCCAGGCGATCTGTCCGGAGTGCGCGGCCGGCGTGCCGCTGCGGGAGGACGTCATGCTCCACGAGTTCCTCACCTGCCCCGAGTGCGGGACCGCCCTGGAGGTGGTCTCCCTCTCCCCGCTGACCCTCGACCGGGCGCCCCAAGTAGAAGAGGACTGGGGGGAGTGA
- the lysX gene encoding lysine biosynthesis protein LysX, translating to MRIALFCSLVRTEEKWLLEALRRRGAEVEVLHDRSTVLEVGAAESWRRFDAVLMRSLSHWQAFHAARLLEDLGLPVINPSTVIHTCSDKLLTTAALVRAGIPTPRVKVAFSPEGALQAIEEMGYPVVLKPVLGSWGRLLARVNDRDAAEALLEHKETLGGFAHGVYYIQEYIPKPGRDIRAFVVGGETVAAIYRTSAHWITNTARGGRALNCPITPELADLCARAAAAVGGGVLALDLFEDPRRGLLVNEINHSMEFRNSVEPTGVDIPGAVADFVLRVAREGWAAAHRALPQEVGRWNGSASAS from the coding sequence ATGCGGATCGCCCTGTTCTGCTCGCTGGTGCGCACGGAGGAGAAGTGGCTGCTGGAGGCGCTCCGACGCCGGGGGGCAGAGGTCGAGGTCCTCCACGATCGCTCCACCGTCCTGGAGGTCGGAGCTGCAGAAAGCTGGCGCCGGTTCGATGCGGTGCTAATGCGCTCCCTCAGCCACTGGCAGGCCTTCCACGCCGCCCGGCTGCTGGAAGACCTGGGGCTGCCAGTAATCAACCCCTCTACGGTGATCCACACCTGCTCCGACAAGCTCCTCACCACCGCCGCCCTGGTCCGGGCCGGGATTCCCACCCCTCGGGTGAAGGTCGCCTTCTCCCCCGAAGGCGCCCTGCAGGCCATCGAGGAGATGGGCTACCCGGTGGTCCTCAAGCCAGTGCTGGGCTCCTGGGGCCGGCTGCTGGCCCGGGTGAACGACCGCGACGCCGCGGAGGCCCTCCTGGAGCACAAGGAGACCCTGGGGGGGTTCGCCCACGGCGTCTACTACATCCAGGAATACATCCCCAAGCCAGGGCGGGACATCCGGGCCTTCGTGGTGGGCGGGGAGACGGTGGCCGCGATCTACCGGACCTCGGCGCACTGGATCACCAACACGGCCCGCGGCGGGCGTGCCCTCAACTGCCCCATCACCCCGGAGCTGGCGGACCTCTGCGCCCGGGCGGCGGCCGCGGTGGGTGGCGGGGTGCTGGCCCTGGACCTCTTCGAGGATCCGCGGCGGGGGCTGCTGGTCAACGAGATCAACCACTCCATGGAGTTCCGCAACTCCGTGGAGCCTACCGGGGTGGACATCCCGGGGGCGGTGGCGGACTTTGTGCTCCGGGTGGCCCGGGAGGGCTGGGCCGCAGCCCACCGCGCTCTTCCCCAGGAGGTCGGGCGATGGAACGGGTCCGCATCAGCATCGTAG
- the argC gene encoding N-acetyl-gamma-glutamyl-phosphate reductase: MERVRISIVGASGYVGGELLRLLLRHPYVEIAQVTSESHAGEPVHRVHPHLRKATGLTFCRMADLKPCDVLFIALPHGQVAPRIEAFAALAPVLVDLSADFRLRRPEDYARWYGHPHPHPEWLSRFVYGLPERYRAELRGARAISGVGCNATAAILALWPLVQADLLDPERPVIVDIQAASSEAGREPNPGSHHPERHGAIRPYAPVQHRHTAEVRQALGREGVVLSLTAVDAVRGVLAIAHAWPRDRIAEPELWRIYRAAYGEEPFIRLVKDRQGVHRLPDPKAVVGSNFADVGFAVEEETGRIVALCALDNLMKGAAGSAVQSLNIAMGWPETTGLDLIPVYPA, translated from the coding sequence ATGGAACGGGTCCGCATCAGCATCGTAGGCGCCTCGGGATATGTGGGCGGGGAGCTGCTGCGCCTGCTGCTCCGGCATCCCTACGTGGAGATCGCCCAGGTCACCTCGGAGTCCCATGCCGGGGAGCCGGTGCATCGCGTGCACCCGCACCTGCGCAAGGCGACGGGTCTGACGTTCTGCCGCATGGCGGACCTCAAGCCATGCGATGTGCTCTTCATCGCTCTCCCCCATGGCCAGGTGGCGCCCCGCATCGAGGCCTTCGCGGCCCTGGCCCCCGTCCTCGTGGACCTCTCCGCGGATTTCCGGCTCCGCCGGCCGGAGGACTATGCCCGCTGGTATGGCCATCCCCACCCCCATCCGGAGTGGCTGTCCCGCTTCGTCTACGGCCTGCCGGAGCGCTACCGGGCGGAGCTGCGCGGGGCCCGCGCCATCAGCGGGGTCGGCTGCAACGCGACCGCCGCCATCCTGGCCCTCTGGCCCCTGGTCCAGGCCGACCTGCTCGACCCGGAGCGGCCGGTGATCGTGGACATCCAGGCCGCTTCCTCGGAGGCCGGGCGCGAGCCGAACCCGGGCTCCCATCACCCGGAGCGCCATGGGGCGATCCGCCCCTATGCCCCCGTCCAGCACCGGCACACCGCCGAGGTCCGCCAGGCCCTCGGCCGCGAGGGGGTGGTCCTCTCCCTCACCGCCGTGGACGCCGTGCGGGGGGTGCTGGCGATCGCCCACGCCTGGCCTCGGGATCGCATCGCCGAGCCGGAGCTGTGGCGGATCTACCGGGCCGCTTACGGCGAGGAGCCCTTCATCCGCCTGGTGAAGGATCGTCAGGGCGTGCACCGGCTGCCGGATCCCAAGGCGGTGGTGGGGAGCAACTTCGCGGACGTCGGGTTCGCGGTGGAGGAGGAGACGGGACGGATCGTGGCCCTGTGCGCCCTGGACAACCTGATGAAGGGCGCGGCGGGCTCCGCCGTCCAGTCCCTCAACATCGCCATGGGCTGGCCGGAGACGACCGGCCTGGATCTGATCCCCGTGTATCCCGCGTGA
- a CDS encoding [LysW]-aminoadipate kinase yields MWVIKLGGNATVNAEAVLEELAAWAREGRRWVLVHGISAEADALGEALGHPPRYITSASGFTSRYTDARTRDILLMAYGRANAHLVAALHRRGVPAIGLRGIDGGLLQARRKEALRVREGERILILRGDYSGTPAGVNERLLRLLLDQGFYPVIAPMGLTSDGEIVNVDGDRAAAALAAALSAEGLIFVTGAPGLLRAFPDESTRVPRLTLPELEAAMAWAQGRMRHKLLAAREALTGGVPQVLLADGRRPAPLAAALNGNGTRIEADGHGWVE; encoded by the coding sequence ATGTGGGTGATCAAGCTGGGAGGGAACGCAACGGTGAACGCGGAGGCGGTGCTGGAGGAGCTGGCCGCCTGGGCCCGGGAGGGCCGGCGCTGGGTGCTGGTCCACGGGATCTCGGCGGAGGCCGACGCGCTGGGGGAGGCCCTGGGCCATCCGCCCCGCTACATCACCTCGGCCTCGGGCTTCACCAGCCGATACACCGACGCCCGCACCCGGGACATCCTGCTGATGGCTTACGGCCGGGCGAACGCCCACCTGGTGGCGGCCCTTCATCGGCGCGGCGTCCCGGCCATCGGCCTGCGGGGGATCGACGGCGGGTTGCTCCAAGCCCGGCGGAAGGAGGCCCTGCGGGTGCGGGAGGGCGAGCGGATCCTGATCCTGCGGGGCGATTACTCGGGCACCCCGGCCGGGGTGAACGAGAGACTCCTGCGCCTCCTGCTGGATCAGGGATTCTACCCGGTGATCGCCCCGATGGGGCTGACGTCGGATGGGGAGATCGTCAACGTGGATGGGGATCGGGCGGCGGCGGCTCTGGCGGCCGCCCTCAGCGCGGAGGGCCTGATCTTCGTCACCGGGGCGCCGGGGTTGCTCCGGGCCTTCCCCGATGAATCCACCCGGGTGCCGCGATTGACCCTTCCAGAGCTGGAAGCGGCGATGGCCTGGGCCCAGGGCCGGATGCGCCACAAGCTGCTGGCCGCCCGCGAGGCCCTGACGGGCGGCGTGCCGCAGGTGCTCCTGGCCGACGGCCGGCGGCCCGCCCCCCTCGCCGCGGCCCTGAACGGGAACGGCACCCGAATCGAGGCCGACGGGCACGGGTGGGTCGAATGA